A single genomic interval of Mucilaginibacter boryungensis harbors:
- a CDS encoding sensor histidine kinase, which translates to MNNSLQFGGMKVGRLTLHVAFWIVVFAFFTIIYAIKSTYLVAARNNLFYVPIHMAYFYAIAYWLIPVYLLTARYLKFALYLIVLIFFITVISRLIDIWIVVPYTIKNVRDIDWDYIEISKQTFWQKLSSPLYFINALKAVNLVVWFAVVIKLFKLWYERKQAALQAELNGLKGQVHPHFLFNTLNNLYALTLNNSPKSPQVVLGLSGLLRYMLYECNTDSVPLSKEILMLQQFISLEKLRYEDRLDLTFNIYGNPDHKMIAPLLMLPLIENAFKHGTSEKIGQAWININLYIEEDDLRLKVSNSKPDMTTTDAEKYIGHIGLTNLQKRLNLLYPATHKLKIMDDEDAFLAILELKLQTHPVTPLVNA; encoded by the coding sequence ATGAATAACAGTTTGCAGTTTGGGGGAATGAAAGTAGGGCGTTTAACCTTGCATGTTGCTTTCTGGATAGTGGTATTCGCTTTTTTTACCATTATATATGCCATTAAAAGCACATACCTGGTAGCGGCACGAAACAACCTGTTTTATGTGCCGATACACATGGCCTATTTTTATGCCATTGCTTACTGGCTAATCCCCGTTTACCTATTAACTGCCCGGTATCTGAAATTCGCCTTATATTTAATAGTGCTTATATTTTTTATTACCGTTATTAGCCGGTTAATTGATATATGGATAGTGGTTCCGTACACTATCAAAAATGTGCGTGATATAGATTGGGATTATATAGAGATCAGCAAGCAAACATTTTGGCAAAAGTTAAGCAGCCCGTTATATTTTATTAACGCACTTAAAGCAGTTAACCTTGTGGTATGGTTTGCGGTGGTAATAAAATTGTTTAAATTATGGTACGAGCGTAAGCAGGCCGCCCTGCAGGCAGAATTGAATGGGCTGAAAGGACAAGTACATCCACATTTCTTATTCAATACGCTGAATAATCTATATGCGCTTACACTTAATAATTCGCCAAAATCGCCGCAGGTGGTGCTGGGTTTATCGGGCCTGTTAAGATATATGCTTTATGAATGTAATACCGATAGTGTGCCGCTTAGTAAGGAGATACTGATGCTTCAACAATTTATCAGTCTGGAAAAATTACGGTACGAGGACAGGCTCGATCTTACCTTCAATATTTACGGCAATCCCGACCATAAAATGATAGCACCGCTGCTAATGCTGCCATTAATTGAAAATGCGTTTAAACATGGCACAAGTGAAAAGATAGGGCAGGCCTGGATAAACATTAACCTTTATATAGAAGAGGACGATTTACGCTTGAAGGTATCAAACAGCAAACCCGATATGACAACCACTGATGCGGAAAAATATATTGGGCATATTGGGTTAACCAATTTGCAGAAAAGGCTTAACCTGCTTTATCCGGCAACGCATAAACTGAAAATTATGGACGACGAGGATGCCTTTTTGGCTATATTAGAACTAAAGCTTCAAACACATCCTGTAACCCCATTGGTAAACGCATGA
- the ispG gene encoding (E)-4-hydroxy-3-methylbut-2-enyl-diphosphate synthase: protein MNADAIKLLPGQYCNSLTDYSRFVTREVAIGDVPLGGNNPIRIQSMTTTDTMDTVGTVEQSIRMIEAGCEYVRITAPSIKEAQNLAEIKKQLRARGYTTPLVADIHFTPNAAEVAARIVEKVRVNPGNYADKKKFDQLTYTDAEYQGELDRIFQKFSPLVKISKEYGTAMRIGTNHGSLSDRIMSRYGDTPQGMVESAMEFIRMCEAMNYYQLVVSMKSSNPQVMVQAYRLLVQTMVAEGMNYPLHLGVTEAGDGEDGRIKSAVGIGTLLEDGLGDTVRVSLTEEPEAEAPVAIALVNRYTQRKAESEKQKAEETAFSFQPSAFSPYEYKKRVTYESNAFIGGHMVPRVVLDLSKANLKDPAVLNAAGYLYSPILDKYNMGEQSVDFVYLADELPSFSMPGNLKQLYNYNTWLKLADKVQCHPLFTLQEYIAADADRSSALNLVRITHADLDTDDFGALQLDKSLVFVLETNEAHGMADQRAFFFKLEEMGLDVPVIVRRNYKSLVDGLKSEDAIETLDFRLQTQLQLYAATDLGALLVDGFGEGIWIDAPEIAPEVITSTAFGILQATRSRISKTEYISCPSCGRTLFDLMETTQMIRSRTSHLKGLKIGIMGCIVNGPGEMADADYGYVGSGPGKVTLYRSKEVVKKNVTSDKALDELINIIREDGNWIEPV, encoded by the coding sequence ATGAATGCTGATGCTATAAAGCTGTTGCCCGGTCAATATTGTAATTCGCTGACTGATTATTCCCGGTTCGTTACCCGCGAGGTTGCCATTGGCGATGTGCCGCTGGGTGGGAATAACCCTATCCGCATACAAAGTATGACTACGACCGATACCATGGACACTGTAGGTACGGTGGAGCAAAGCATCCGCATGATTGAGGCCGGCTGCGAATATGTGCGTATTACCGCGCCCAGTATTAAAGAAGCACAAAACTTAGCGGAGATAAAGAAACAATTGCGTGCCCGTGGTTATACCACCCCTTTGGTGGCTGATATCCATTTTACGCCTAATGCTGCCGAAGTGGCTGCCCGGATTGTAGAAAAAGTGCGGGTTAACCCCGGCAACTACGCCGATAAAAAGAAATTTGACCAGCTAACTTATACCGATGCCGAATACCAGGGCGAACTTGACCGCATCTTCCAGAAATTCTCACCGCTGGTGAAAATCTCTAAAGAATATGGTACCGCTATGCGTATTGGTACTAATCATGGGTCGTTAAGCGACAGGATCATGAGCCGTTATGGCGATACCCCGCAGGGGATGGTGGAATCGGCTATGGAGTTTATACGCATGTGCGAGGCTATGAATTATTACCAGTTGGTAGTGAGCATGAAGAGCAGCAATCCGCAGGTAATGGTGCAGGCCTACCGCTTACTGGTGCAAACCATGGTAGCCGAAGGCATGAATTATCCGCTGCACCTGGGGGTAACCGAGGCAGGCGATGGCGAGGACGGCCGCATTAAATCTGCCGTAGGTATTGGTACCCTGCTGGAAGATGGCCTGGGCGATACCGTCCGTGTATCCCTAACCGAAGAACCTGAAGCCGAAGCACCGGTGGCTATTGCGCTGGTGAATCGCTATACTCAGCGCAAAGCGGAAAGCGAAAAGCAAAAAGCCGAAGAAACTGCTTTCAGCTTTCAGCCTTCAGCTTTTAGCCCTTACGAATATAAAAAACGCGTAACTTACGAATCTAACGCTTTTATAGGCGGGCATATGGTGCCGAGGGTCGTACTTGATCTTTCTAAAGCAAATCTGAAAGACCCCGCAGTGCTGAACGCTGCCGGTTACCTGTATTCGCCAATATTGGATAAGTATAACATGGGCGAGCAATCTGTAGATTTTGTTTACCTGGCCGATGAGTTGCCATCGTTCAGCATGCCCGGCAACCTTAAGCAATTATATAATTACAACACTTGGTTAAAATTAGCCGATAAAGTGCAATGCCATCCGCTATTCACATTACAAGAATATATAGCTGCGGACGCTGACCGTTCATCAGCCCTGAACCTGGTGCGCATTACCCATGCCGATTTGGATACCGATGATTTTGGTGCCCTGCAACTGGACAAATCACTGGTATTTGTGCTGGAAACCAACGAAGCCCACGGCATGGCCGATCAGCGTGCTTTCTTCTTTAAACTGGAAGAAATGGGCCTGGATGTGCCGGTGATAGTGAGAAGGAATTATAAGTCATTAGTCGATGGTCTTAAGTCGGAAGATGCGATTGAGACTTTAGACTTTAGACTTCAGACTCAATTACAACTTTACGCCGCTACCGATTTAGGCGCTTTACTGGTGGATGGTTTTGGTGAAGGTATCTGGATAGATGCGCCGGAGATTGCCCCGGAAGTTATTACGTCAACCGCTTTTGGGATATTGCAGGCTACGCGTTCGCGTATCTCAAAAACTGAATATATTTCATGCCCAAGCTGTGGGCGTACACTGTTCGATTTAATGGAGACCACGCAAATGATCCGCAGTCGCACCAGTCACCTGAAAGGATTGAAAATTGGCATTATGGGTTGCATCGTGAATGGCCCAGGCGAAATGGCCGATGCTGACTATGGTTATGTCGGTTCCGGCCCCGGAAAGGTTACGCTATACCGCAGCAAAGAGGTGGTGAAAAAAAACGTGACTTCGGATAAAGCTTTGGATGAATTGATCAATATCATCCGCGAAGACGGTAACTGGATAGAACCAGTTTAA
- a CDS encoding RNA polymerase sigma factor, translating into MANKEVAFRNIFEANSKKIFHLCLGYTGDNDAANDLLQETFLKVWQNLDKFRNQAMISTWIYRIAVNTCLTYLRSEKRQAKDELTETIAETRAEEFSEKNEQVALLYKCISKLEESERIIITMVLDELPYPEIAEISGISEGNLRVKIHRIKQKLTELYNHHERL; encoded by the coding sequence GTGGCCAATAAGGAAGTAGCCTTCAGGAATATATTTGAAGCTAACTCGAAAAAGATTTTTCATTTGTGCTTAGGTTATACCGGCGATAATGATGCCGCGAACGACCTTTTGCAGGAGACATTTTTAAAAGTTTGGCAAAACCTGGATAAGTTTCGAAACCAGGCCATGATATCAACCTGGATATATCGCATTGCTGTTAACACTTGTCTAACCTATTTACGATCTGAAAAACGCCAGGCTAAGGACGAACTAACTGAAACAATAGCAGAAACCCGCGCCGAAGAGTTTTCTGAGAAAAACGAACAAGTAGCTTTATTGTATAAATGTATATCGAAGTTGGAAGAGAGCGAGAGGATTATTATTACAATGGTGCTGGACGAATTGCCATACCCCGAAATTGCCGAGATATCAGGGATATCTGAAGGCAACCTGAGGGTGAAAATTCACCGTATTAAACAGAAGTTAACCGAATTATATAACCACCATGAAAGACTTTGA
- a CDS encoding antibiotic biosynthesis monooxygenase family protein: MKSVIVIVAYKPKPGKADALNGLVKTHVSRLRKEGLVTHREPILLKAADGTVIEMFEWLSQEAIQQAHRNEEVHKMWAEFAEVCDYIPLSELPETKGLFAEFSPLNHTT, from the coding sequence ATGAAAAGCGTTATTGTAATTGTAGCCTATAAACCAAAACCCGGCAAAGCAGATGCTTTAAATGGATTAGTAAAAACTCACGTGTCCCGCCTGCGAAAAGAGGGTTTGGTTACACATCGCGAACCAATATTATTGAAAGCCGCGGATGGCACAGTGATAGAGATGTTTGAATGGCTTAGCCAGGAGGCTATACAGCAAGCACACCGTAACGAGGAAGTACATAAAATGTGGGCAGAGTTTGCCGAGGTATGCGATTACATCCCGTTAAGCGAACTACCCGAAACCAAGGGTTTATTTGCTGAGTTTTCGCCTTTAAACCATACTACATAA
- the rplU gene encoding 50S ribosomal protein L21: MYAIVSIAGQQFKVAKDQQIFVHRLQGDEGASIEFDSVLLAENEGKFKLGSDLKGAKVSATIMSHLKGDKVIIFKKKRRKGYKKKNGHRQQFTKIQITGITL, encoded by the coding sequence ATGTACGCAATAGTAAGTATAGCCGGACAGCAATTTAAAGTTGCTAAAGACCAGCAGATCTTTGTACACCGCTTACAGGGAGATGAAGGCGCTAGTATTGAATTTGACAGTGTGTTATTAGCAGAGAACGAAGGTAAATTCAAATTAGGTTCTGATTTGAAAGGCGCTAAAGTATCAGCTACGATCATGTCGCATTTAAAGGGTGATAAAGTAATCATCTTCAAAAAGAAAAGAAGAAAAGGTTACAAAAAGAAAAATGGTCACCGCCAGCAGTTCACTAAAATCCAGATCACTGGCATTACGTTATAA
- a CDS encoding GNAT family N-acetyltransferase encodes MEQITIRKVDPTHLDKLLDFSRQTFLDAFFHLNKPEDIYAYVDNKLTKANLQDEINNPSSAFYFALLNGEVAGYTKLNRGPTQSDLQDDTSLEIERIYVSKDHQGKQIGKQLMDFAVQTAIENQLEYLWLGVWDKNHRAIKFYQQNGFEIFGSHDFMLGNDLQCDVLMRKDLSF; translated from the coding sequence ATGGAGCAAATTACTATTAGGAAAGTCGACCCTACGCATCTTGATAAATTATTAGATTTCAGCAGGCAAACCTTTTTAGATGCATTCTTTCACCTGAACAAGCCTGAAGACATTTACGCTTACGTAGATAATAAACTAACTAAAGCAAACCTTCAGGACGAGATCAATAACCCTTCATCAGCTTTTTATTTTGCTTTGCTTAACGGGGAAGTAGCAGGCTACACCAAACTAAACCGTGGCCCGACGCAGTCCGACCTGCAGGACGATACTTCTCTTGAAATTGAGCGGATCTACGTCAGTAAAGATCACCAGGGCAAACAAATAGGCAAACAACTAATGGATTTTGCCGTGCAAACGGCTATCGAAAATCAATTGGAATACCTCTGGTTAGGGGTGTGGGATAAGAACCATCGCGCCATCAAATTTTATCAGCAAAACGGTTTCGAAATATTCGGCAGTCACGATTTTATGCTGGGTAATGATTTGCAGTGTGATGTGCTGATGCGGAAAGACCTGTCATTTTAA
- a CDS encoding SixA phosphatase family protein, translating into MKKLLLIRHAKAGSHNMKDFDRPLTEKGMHDAAFMAGQLKKAELIPEYIVTSPSLRTKTTANIFARLLSVKKTFDNKHIYEASTRELLTTINHLPEEYSFIAIVGHNPGISQVLYELTGEMRDMPPAAAALIGFDFDEWEMVHTDTGKLAWYDSPKEH; encoded by the coding sequence ATGAAAAAGTTATTATTAATTAGACATGCAAAGGCCGGCAGTCATAATATGAAAGATTTTGACCGCCCTTTAACCGAGAAAGGCATGCACGATGCCGCGTTCATGGCCGGTCAGCTTAAAAAAGCAGAACTGATACCCGAATATATTGTTACCAGCCCATCCCTGCGTACTAAAACTACTGCCAATATATTTGCCAGACTATTATCTGTAAAAAAAACCTTTGATAACAAGCATATATACGAGGCGAGTACGCGCGAACTATTAACTACAATTAACCACTTACCCGAAGAGTATAGTTTTATAGCGATAGTAGGCCATAACCCGGGTATAAGCCAGGTATTATATGAACTTACCGGCGAAATGCGCGATATGCCGCCTGCTGCCGCAGCCCTGATAGGTTTTGATTTTGATGAATGGGAAATGGTGCATACCGATACCGGAAAACTGGCCTGGTACGATTCGCCCAAGGAACATTAA
- a CDS encoding glycosyltransferase family 9 protein, with amino-acid sequence MKILVIRFSSMGDIIYTTPVVRCLKQLPGVEVHFLTKPAFKYIYDNNPYLDKLLLLKESLSDTIEVIKAEHYDYIIDLHSNLRTAIIKLRTGIKSSTYNKQRISKWLSLKFKLKLVKPVHLVDRYLKTVKFLGVVNDNLPIDYYLKKNHRLNKLLPASHQQFIAFVIGATHFTKRMPNEKVISICKKLSLPVVLLGGNDVKANGDEIVEAIGPYVYNACGITTLDESVFLVQKAEKVIGFDTGLTHIAEAFNKPIVSIWGSTIPELLGVQPYMVKQSLVAGVELPCRPCSKFGQAACPLGHFKCMYDIDENSIVNFVNS; translated from the coding sequence ATGAAGATACTGGTTATCCGCTTTAGCTCGATGGGTGATATTATTTATACTACTCCTGTTGTGAGGTGCTTAAAACAGTTGCCCGGTGTTGAAGTGCATTTTTTAACCAAACCAGCATTTAAATATATTTACGACAATAACCCCTATCTCGATAAGCTGCTTTTACTTAAAGAAAGCCTGTCGGATACCATTGAAGTAATAAAAGCCGAGCATTACGATTATATAATTGATTTGCATAGCAACCTGCGTACAGCCATTATTAAGCTGCGCACAGGTATCAAATCATCAACCTACAATAAACAGCGCATTAGCAAATGGTTAAGTTTAAAGTTTAAACTAAAGCTGGTTAAGCCGGTACACCTTGTAGATCGTTATCTTAAAACGGTTAAGTTTTTAGGCGTAGTGAACGATAATTTGCCGATAGATTACTATCTGAAAAAAAATCACCGGTTAAACAAATTGCTGCCTGCATCGCACCAGCAGTTTATCGCTTTTGTAATTGGCGCTACCCATTTTACCAAGCGTATGCCCAATGAAAAAGTGATCAGTATTTGTAAAAAACTGAGCCTACCGGTAGTGCTTTTAGGCGGTAATGACGTTAAAGCAAACGGCGATGAAATTGTAGAAGCTATTGGCCCCTATGTGTACAATGCCTGCGGGATTACAACGTTAGATGAATCGGTTTTCCTGGTTCAAAAAGCAGAAAAAGTAATTGGCTTTGATACCGGCCTAACGCATATTGCCGAAGCATTTAATAAGCCCATTGTTTCAATTTGGGGCAGTACCATACCCGAATTATTGGGCGTACAGCCATATATGGTTAAACAAAGCTTAGTGGCGGGTGTTGAATTACCTTGCAGGCCGTGCTCAAAATTTGGCCAGGCCGCATGCCCTCTTGGGCATTTTAAGTGTATGTATGATATTGATGAAAACAGTATTGTTAATTTTGTAAATAGTTAG
- the rfaE2 gene encoding D-glycero-beta-D-manno-heptose 1-phosphate adenylyltransferase, producing the protein MSIPLKQKIQEKITTLPELKKLVSFWQAGGEKVVFTNGVFDLLHTGHITYLADAASLGTKLIIGLNSDASVKRLNKGPERPVNDQDSRALLLAAMLFIDAVVIFDEDTPLNLITTLMPDVLAKGGDYTVDTIVGAKEVMANGGEVKVISFVDGFSSTAIIRKIKDAQ; encoded by the coding sequence ATGAGCATCCCGCTTAAACAAAAGATACAGGAAAAAATAACCACGCTGCCCGAACTTAAAAAATTGGTTAGTTTTTGGCAGGCGGGCGGCGAAAAAGTGGTGTTTACTAACGGTGTTTTCGATCTGCTGCACACCGGGCATATCACCTACCTGGCCGATGCCGCATCGCTGGGTACAAAGTTAATTATCGGTTTAAATTCCGACGCCTCGGTTAAGCGTTTGAACAAAGGCCCCGAACGGCCTGTTAATGATCAGGACAGTCGCGCTTTATTGCTTGCCGCTATGCTTTTTATTGACGCTGTAGTAATTTTTGACGAGGACACCCCCCTAAATTTGATCACTACCCTGATGCCGGATGTACTGGCCAAAGGGGGCGATTATACAGTTGATACCATTGTGGGCGCTAAAGAGGTAATGGCAAATGGCGGTGAGGTTAAGGTGATTAGCTTTGTGGATGGTTTTTCTTCGACAGCTATTATCCGTAAAATAAAAGACGCACAATAA
- a CDS encoding YbjQ family protein translates to MLVTTSTSLEGYKVTDHLGIVRGITVRSRGIGGNFLGGLQTLVGGRNSVYTDLCEQSRQEAYELLMLHAQQVGANAVINMRYDANEVMQGVTEVLAYGTAVKVEKV, encoded by the coding sequence ATGTTAGTAACAACCAGTACAAGTTTAGAAGGTTACAAGGTGACCGATCATTTAGGTATTGTCCGGGGTATCACCGTACGTTCACGCGGCATAGGCGGTAACTTTTTAGGCGGGTTGCAAACCCTTGTAGGTGGCCGTAACAGTGTTTATACCGATCTGTGCGAACAATCGCGCCAGGAGGCTTACGAGTTGTTGATGCTGCATGCCCAGCAAGTTGGCGCCAATGCGGTGATTAATATGCGTTACGATGCCAACGAGGTTATGCAGGGTGTAACCGAAGTTTTGGCTTATGGCACAGCTGTAAAAGTAGAGAAAGTATAG
- a CDS encoding LytR/AlgR family response regulator transcription factor, translating to MKLRVLIVDDEPHAIEVIENYLANFNNMELVSKCNNAIQAFQLLQQKPVDLMFLDIKMPGMNGTDLLKSLKSPPKVIFTTAYSEYALDGFELNAVDYLLKPISFDRFLRAIDKVYQLTEHKATAVIGHEKPIGDTEAFLYLKVERKTVKINVNDILWIESLRDYVKVITTDNACISKQKISLLEEMLPEKKFVRIHRSFIVALSRINSFYSYSVEINGHELPVGRNYKQEMQKRLKGENLHFM from the coding sequence ATGAAACTACGCGTACTAATAGTTGATGATGAACCGCACGCTATTGAAGTGATAGAAAATTATCTGGCTAACTTCAATAACATGGAATTGGTAAGTAAATGCAATAATGCCATACAAGCGTTTCAATTATTGCAGCAAAAACCGGTTGATCTAATGTTCCTTGATATTAAAATGCCGGGAATGAATGGTACCGATTTGCTAAAAAGCCTGAAAAGCCCACCCAAAGTGATCTTCACTACTGCTTACAGCGAATATGCTTTGGATGGTTTTGAACTGAATGCGGTTGATTATTTGCTGAAGCCAATCTCTTTCGACCGCTTTTTGCGGGCCATTGACAAAGTTTACCAACTAACCGAGCATAAGGCAACAGCAGTAATAGGGCACGAAAAGCCGATAGGGGACACAGAAGCTTTTCTGTATCTTAAAGTAGAACGCAAAACCGTTAAAATAAATGTGAATGATATTTTATGGATAGAAAGCCTGCGCGATTATGTAAAGGTGATTACTACAGATAATGCCTGCATCAGCAAACAAAAGATCAGCCTGCTGGAAGAAATGTTGCCCGAAAAAAAGTTTGTACGCATCCATCGTTCCTTCATCGTCGCGCTTTCGCGCATTAATTCCTTTTACTCGTACAGTGTAGAAATAAACGGACACGAACTTCCTGTTGGTCGCAATTATAAGCAGGAAATGCAAAAACGCCTGAAGGGCGAGAATTTGCATTTTATGTAG
- the rpmA gene encoding 50S ribosomal protein L27 encodes MAHKKGAGSSRNGRESHSKRLGIKIFGGQPAIAGNIIVRQRGTKHNPGLNVGIGKDHTLFALTEGVVTFKKKADNRSYVSVLPFETAPVVETAAPAPKVKEETKAKAAPKTKAEAAPAEEAPAKKAPKAKAEPKAKPAKETEEEAAPAE; translated from the coding sequence ATGGCACACAAAAAAGGGGCCGGTAGTTCACGGAACGGTCGCGAGTCACATAGTAAACGTTTAGGTATCAAAATTTTTGGTGGTCAGCCAGCAATTGCAGGTAACATCATCGTGCGTCAGCGTGGTACCAAACACAATCCGGGCCTAAACGTAGGTATCGGTAAAGATCATACCCTGTTTGCATTAACAGAAGGTGTGGTAACCTTTAAAAAGAAAGCTGATAACCGTTCATACGTATCAGTTCTTCCTTTCGAAACTGCACCAGTTGTTGAAACTGCTGCACCAGCACCTAAAGTAAAAGAAGAAACTAAAGCTAAAGCAGCTCCTAAAACTAAGGCTGAAGCAGCACCTGCCGAAGAAGCCCCTGCAAAAAAAGCGCCTAAAGCTAAAGCCGAGCCAAAAGCAAAGCCAGCTAAGGAAACTGAAGAAGAGGCAGCACCTGCTGAATAA
- a CDS encoding dicarboxylate/amino acid:cation symporter — translation MLKNKLTLFIFIALVVGVITGYLYNLSVIDQYNQKITTADANIKAIDTKLVEMKDTTVADFKTLKTQRAAEVKVKKENDGIREDKLEGFTILSDIFLRLIKMIVAPLVFTTLVVGVAKVGDIKAVGRIGGKTLLWFLSATLISLLLGMLLVNLFKPGIAMHIPLPDSHLGTEIKKTALSLKDFISHVVPRSFTEAMANNEILQIVIFSIFFGVATAAIGKQGDIVVKAMDAIAHVILKITGYVMNLAPIAVFGAITAVVAKQGLGILSTYAIFIGEFYLSIFLLWLIIIFAGYLVLRKRAFNLVSNIKDAILVAFSTSTSEAAYPRVLIELEKFGCNNKIVSFVLPLGYSFNLDGSMMYMTFASIFLAQSYGVHLSVTQQITMLLILMLTSKGIAGVPRASLVVIAGTIAMFGIPEAGLGLLIGIDPLLDMGRSATNVLGNAMATAVVSKWEGELGEPKELDTDI, via the coding sequence ATGCTAAAAAACAAACTAACACTCTTTATTTTCATAGCGCTTGTTGTGGGCGTTATTACAGGTTACCTATATAATCTTAGCGTTATCGATCAGTATAACCAAAAGATAACCACCGCCGACGCCAACATTAAAGCTATTGACACCAAACTGGTGGAGATGAAGGACACCACTGTGGCCGATTTTAAAACGCTTAAAACCCAGCGTGCTGCCGAGGTAAAGGTAAAAAAGGAAAACGACGGCATCCGCGAGGATAAGCTGGAAGGGTTTACCATCCTGAGTGATATTTTTCTGCGATTGATAAAAATGATCGTCGCCCCGCTGGTGTTTACCACATTGGTAGTGGGCGTAGCCAAAGTTGGCGACATTAAAGCTGTGGGCCGCATTGGGGGCAAAACGCTGCTATGGTTTTTAAGCGCTACGCTGATATCGCTTTTACTGGGTATGCTGCTGGTAAACTTGTTTAAGCCCGGCATTGCCATGCACATTCCCCTGCCCGATAGCCATTTGGGTACCGAGATCAAAAAAACCGCTCTTTCTCTTAAAGATTTCATCAGTCATGTGGTACCGCGCAGCTTTACCGAGGCTATGGCTAATAATGAGATATTGCAAATTGTTATCTTTTCTATATTCTTTGGCGTAGCTACTGCCGCCATTGGCAAACAAGGTGATATTGTAGTGAAGGCCATGGATGCCATTGCACATGTTATACTAAAAATTACAGGTTATGTAATGAACCTGGCCCCCATTGCGGTGTTTGGTGCCATTACCGCGGTTGTGGCTAAACAGGGTTTGGGTATCCTCTCCACCTATGCCATATTTATCGGCGAATTCTATTTGTCGATATTCCTGCTGTGGCTCATCATTATTTTTGCGGGATACCTGGTATTGCGTAAACGGGCATTTAACCTGGTTAGTAATATTAAGGATGCTATTTTGGTAGCTTTCAGTACATCAACCAGTGAAGCCGCTTATCCGCGCGTACTTATCGAACTTGAAAAATTTGGCTGTAATAACAAAATTGTAAGCTTTGTGCTGCCATTGGGCTATTCGTTTAACCTGGATGGGTCGATGATGTATATGACCTTCGCTTCCATTTTCCTGGCGCAATCATACGGGGTACATTTATCCGTTACTCAACAGATCACCATGTTATTAATATTAATGCTGACCAGCAAAGGTATTGCCGGTGTGCCGCGTGCATCGCTGGTGGTTATTGCAGGCACTATTGCTATGTTCGGCATCCCGGAAGCCGGTTTAGGCCTGCTGATTGGTATTGACCCACTATTGGATATGGGCCGTTCGGCAACCAACGTTTTAGGCAACGCTATGGCTACCGCGGTAGTAAGCAAATGGGAAGGCGAATTGGGCGAACCGAAGGAATTAGATACAGATATATAG
- a CDS encoding outer membrane beta-barrel protein — MKRLINIIAIIFLVQGLAHAQKRKIEYGFRIGGGLAIQSIDNNNILSNNSIRAFNANIVVSFPILKYYYLRTSLGIANKGTVITEDALTTTNKIMYYELPVNIMRKYSIPTLGKIIAGVGGYFAMGDRGTLTYETPNSSTSNYVSFGNDNDFLKYDAGINLITGLELNNHLTFNLGYDLGLVNIASQPLKDSGYKSIYNRQFSITLGLSF; from the coding sequence ATGAAAAGACTGATCAATATTATAGCTATCATTTTTCTGGTTCAAGGCTTGGCCCATGCACAGAAACGGAAAATTGAATACGGTTTCAGAATTGGGGGCGGGTTAGCCATCCAAAGTATTGATAATAACAACATTTTATCAAACAATTCCATTCGTGCTTTTAATGCTAACATAGTAGTCAGCTTTCCTATCTTGAAATATTACTATTTACGTACCAGCTTAGGCATAGCTAATAAAGGCACTGTTATCACAGAAGATGCCCTTACCACTACCAATAAAATAATGTATTACGAGCTGCCTGTTAATATCATGCGCAAATACAGTATACCTACATTAGGCAAAATTATAGCGGGAGTCGGCGGATATTTCGCGATGGGCGACCGGGGTACTTTAACTTACGAGACACCAAACAGTAGTACATCTAACTATGTTAGTTTTGGAAACGATAACGATTTTTTAAAGTATGATGCAGGCATAAACCTGATAACAGGGCTTGAACTTAACAACCACTTAACTTTTAATTTAGGGTATGATCTGGGCCTGGTGAATATCGCGTCGCAGCCACTAAAAGATTCAGGCTATAAAAGCATATATAACCGTCAGTTTTCTATCACCCTGGGGTTATCTTTTTAA